A single genomic interval of Lentimicrobium saccharophilum harbors:
- a CDS encoding T9SS type A sorting domain-containing protein: MKKSKLFLSMKVLLTLLALFALAGAQAQPVASSEVILANDEIISPNVIEFDLYVKSTNNVDFPDGFPYGGGQYRINFNPAIRNGANTQIFFEMIPGTTGLTNTAQAPPSVTNPSLAQSFVRLTGPLPVAYGAASIISPTGNGTRIIRLRMTSRDNTNQTPVPFTPGIAPSLVLSTSAPGATTTSYVIPAGTVLFCSPQVLTTLLNNLPPNPAGSPPLAFNVTGGGSYCQGLAGLPVGLEDSELEVNYELLLGGAPMVPPVIVGGTGEAITFGDQLAGVYTVTGTNAFGSTPMTGEAVITEMPLVTSTVAIAADPAGPVCQGTTVTFTATPVNGGDQPAYEWFAGGVSQGIDFSGSFSYVPVDGDAVYVVMTPDILCSAGDATSNTIDMVVEEPLPVSVSIEADDTEVCAGTSVTFTATPMNGGTPDYQWYLNGNTVGNNSAIYSVTPANGDQVYVVMNSSLGCTTGNPATSNTVAITVNPVLTPSVSIVADPAGAVTPGTSVTFTATPLNGGVPTYTWFVNNGSVGSGNPYTYIPENGDLVYVEMISSEECVDSPFVFSNQITMVVEEIIQPPVAFEMTGGGSYCEGEDGVVVGLSGSEIGVTYTLYQDAVAVASTPGTGAALDFGLRLEGVYTASGTNSGGTTDMTGSAIVIENALPDVTCPTDMDVCINAGGQTLAGGSPTGGVYSGTGVTDGIFYPAVAGVGAHTITYTYEDMETGCSDFCTFTITVLDIPAAAGLIAGPATVTEGDMGVAYNVGVIANATSYSWAYSGTGVTINGTGNMVTLDFAIGASSGVLSVYGVNGCGTGAGSFFDIVVDQTGTGCAATTWTGAEDRNWFNPANWNPCLPTAITAVTIPGGVPNFPTLFFDAACASIVIQDGGSFIGAEHLTVAQAEVQRNIDNAAFHLLSSPVTSINFGTVFPLNQNAVWARQYDEPSGDWINLFINDFMEPGIGYSIEMDEPQMALFPGIFNTDDVTHNLSYANTSGDPDRVGWNLLGNPFQSAIDWDIVLNGPGSTPVVDAAVYVWDGAQYVSYNGYAGSLTDGIIPPQNGFFVKAIGDGLSLTIPLYARVHSNIEFYKASQANLLSLRANGNGYKDETFIRFNSAATPLFDGQHDAYKLWGLSNAPQLYSIVPGDVLSINELPFEGNEVVNIGFRCGVGGTYSITASGMESFNANTPVMLEDLKLNTIQDLRQNPVYNFTYNTSDNENRFRVHFKAATGINDPSLGGISVYSYNHTVVITNTTGLAGDVRIYDLAGRELINTSIGSRMTTHIPMQAVIGTYIVKVITEKGTVNHKVFIR; the protein is encoded by the coding sequence ATGAAAAAATCAAAACTCTTCCTAAGCATGAAAGTGCTTCTGACCTTGTTGGCTCTTTTTGCCTTGGCCGGGGCACAGGCTCAGCCTGTTGCTTCCTCCGAGGTGATTCTTGCCAATGATGAGATAATCAGCCCCAATGTGATTGAATTTGACCTGTATGTCAAGTCAACCAACAATGTCGATTTTCCTGACGGCTTCCCCTATGGCGGGGGGCAGTACAGGATTAACTTCAACCCGGCCATCCGCAACGGGGCCAATACCCAGATCTTTTTCGAAATGATCCCGGGCACTACCGGGTTAACGAACACGGCACAGGCTCCGCCTTCTGTTACCAATCCCTCTCTGGCCCAGAGTTTTGTCAGGCTTACCGGGCCTTTACCGGTGGCCTACGGCGCAGCTTCAATTATTTCACCAACCGGTAACGGTACCAGGATCATCAGGTTAAGGATGACCAGCAGGGATAACACAAACCAGACTCCGGTTCCATTTACTCCAGGTATCGCACCATCCCTTGTCCTTTCAACCTCGGCTCCCGGGGCTACAACAACCTCCTATGTTATTCCCGCGGGAACCGTATTGTTCTGCAGCCCACAGGTATTGACTACCTTACTGAACAATCTCCCGCCCAACCCGGCAGGAAGCCCGCCCCTGGCCTTTAACGTGACAGGCGGAGGCTCATACTGCCAGGGCCTCGCAGGATTACCTGTCGGACTGGAGGATTCAGAACTTGAGGTCAATTATGAACTGCTGCTTGGCGGAGCCCCCATGGTTCCTCCCGTTATTGTTGGCGGAACCGGTGAGGCCATCACTTTTGGCGATCAGCTGGCAGGAGTCTATACGGTCACCGGAACCAATGCTTTCGGATCAACACCGATGACCGGTGAGGCAGTCATTACTGAAATGCCGCTGGTAACGTCTACCGTAGCGATTGCTGCAGATCCGGCCGGACCTGTCTGCCAAGGAACTACGGTAACCTTTACCGCAACCCCGGTAAACGGCGGCGACCAGCCGGCCTATGAATGGTTTGCAGGCGGCGTTTCCCAGGGCATCGATTTTTCAGGTTCATTCTCTTATGTTCCGGTTGACGGCGATGCCGTTTATGTTGTAATGACACCCGACATTCTTTGCTCGGCAGGCGATGCCACTTCAAATACCATAGATATGGTGGTTGAAGAACCGCTCCCGGTCAGCGTAAGCATTGAAGCCGACGATACCGAGGTATGCGCAGGCACCAGCGTTACATTCACCGCCACACCGATGAACGGGGGAACCCCAGACTACCAGTGGTACCTGAATGGAAACACGGTCGGCAACAACAGCGCCATCTATAGTGTTACCCCGGCAAACGGAGATCAGGTTTATGTGGTAATGAATTCAAGCCTGGGATGCACTACCGGTAATCCAGCCACTTCAAATACAGTTGCAATTACCGTGAACCCGGTGCTTACACCTTCGGTAAGCATTGTAGCCGATCCCGCCGGCGCCGTTACACCGGGAACAAGCGTTACATTTACAGCTACCCCGTTAAACGGAGGTGTACCTACCTATACCTGGTTTGTTAATAATGGTTCGGTAGGCAGCGGGAATCCCTATACCTACATCCCTGAAAACGGCGATTTAGTTTATGTTGAAATGATCTCCTCTGAAGAGTGCGTTGACTCCCCGTTTGTTTTTTCAAATCAGATCACCATGGTGGTTGAAGAAATCATTCAGCCGCCCGTTGCTTTTGAAATGACAGGCGGAGGCTCATACTGCGAAGGAGAGGATGGCGTTGTGGTCGGACTATCGGGATCTGAAATCGGGGTAACTTACACCCTCTATCAGGATGCCGTAGCAGTGGCTTCGACACCCGGGACAGGCGCTGCCCTTGACTTTGGGCTCAGACTCGAAGGCGTTTATACCGCCAGCGGAACCAATTCGGGAGGGACTACAGATATGACCGGAAGCGCCATTGTGATCGAAAATGCACTGCCGGATGTTACCTGTCCCACCGATATGGATGTTTGTATCAATGCAGGCGGTCAGACGCTTGCCGGCGGCAGCCCCACAGGCGGGGTGTATTCAGGCACAGGTGTAACTGACGGTATTTTCTATCCCGCAGTTGCAGGTGTTGGAGCACATACCATAACCTATACCTATGAAGATATGGAAACCGGATGCTCCGATTTCTGCACCTTTACAATTACCGTTCTTGACATACCTGCCGCTGCCGGACTTATTGCTGGCCCGGCCACGGTTACCGAAGGAGATATGGGCGTAGCCTATAATGTCGGCGTCATAGCCAATGCTACTTCCTATAGCTGGGCTTACTCAGGAACCGGAGTTACCATCAACGGAACCGGCAACATGGTTACCCTCGACTTTGCCATCGGGGCAAGCAGCGGAGTATTATCCGTTTACGGTGTAAACGGGTGCGGAACGGGCGCCGGGTCATTCTTTGATATCGTCGTTGATCAGACTGGAACAGGCTGTGCAGCTACAACATGGACCGGTGCAGAAGACAGAAACTGGTTTAACCCGGCCAACTGGAATCCGTGCCTTCCTACAGCAATAACAGCTGTAACCATCCCTGGGGGAGTGCCTAATTTTCCAACACTGTTTTTTGATGCAGCGTGCGCAAGCATTGTGATTCAGGACGGAGGTTCCTTTATTGGTGCGGAACATCTCACTGTAGCTCAGGCAGAAGTACAACGTAATATTGACAATGCAGCGTTCCATTTGCTGTCCTCACCAGTTACCAGTATTAATTTCGGCACTGTATTTCCACTGAACCAGAATGCGGTATGGGCCCGTCAATACGATGAACCCTCAGGTGACTGGATAAACCTGTTCATCAATGATTTTATGGAACCAGGTATTGGCTACTCCATTGAAATGGATGAACCACAAATGGCTTTATTCCCCGGCATCTTTAATACAGATGATGTTACACACAACTTATCTTATGCCAATACCAGTGGCGATCCTGACCGTGTAGGATGGAACCTGCTTGGCAACCCATTCCAGAGCGCAATAGACTGGGATATCGTCCTGAACGGGCCAGGCTCCACACCTGTTGTGGATGCAGCAGTTTATGTATGGGATGGTGCGCAGTATGTTTCTTACAATGGTTACGCCGGAAGCCTGACAGATGGTATTATTCCGCCTCAGAACGGTTTCTTTGTCAAGGCAATTGGTGACGGATTGTCACTTACCATTCCGCTTTACGCCCGGGTTCACAGCAACATTGAATTCTACAAGGCAAGCCAGGCTAATCTGCTGTCGCTGCGTGCAAATGGTAATGGCTATAAAGATGAAACCTTTATCCGCTTCAACAGCGCTGCAACCCCCTTGTTCGATGGTCAGCACGATGCTTATAAACTGTGGGGGCTCAGCAATGCACCCCAGCTGTACAGCATTGTTCCCGGCGATGTATTGAGCATCAACGAACTGCCCTTCGAAGGCAATGAGGTGGTCAATATCGGATTCAGGTGCGGCGTTGGCGGGACATACAGCATTACCGCTTCCGGAATGGAAAGCTTCAACGCCAACACCCCGGTTATGCTCGAAGACCTGAAACTCAATACCATCCAGGATCTGCGCCAGAACCCGGTTTACAATTTCACTTACAATACCAGTGACAATGAAAACCGCTTCAGGGTGCACTTCAAGGCTGCTACCGGAATCAACGATCCTTCATTGGGCGGAATCTCCGTTTACAGCTATAACCATACCGTGGTGATTACCAATACCACCGGCCTTGCAGGAGATGTCCGCATCTATGACCTGGCCGGACGCGAACTGATCAACACCAGCATCGGAAGCCGGATGACCACCCACATTCCTATGCAGGCTGTTATCGGCACCTACATCGTGAAGGTGATTACCGAAAAAGGCACTGTCAACCATAAAGTGTTTATCCGCTAA
- a CDS encoding choice-of-anchor J domain-containing protein, which yields MEKFYKLLSPLLLIWWVGGFAQQQASIYSDQTDGRYQLEACQNSHRSIFNSTRATMIFSEEFNGSLPAGWQNNVIAGPTGFPGWEWTLTGGNYGGQLNSTTASNGYMILDSDGYGTGDPEEADLISPPIDCSGATTAIFLSLEHYARTFGAADISIFISNDDFVTQTLLYNWSGAPVNAGNGTNPVFSQFDITSVANGQTNVKLKFKWIGAYDYWWLIDDIKVFAASTYNLTMLNPSGNGTVIPAPGVTQQLEGSFANISALPDFGNTFQSWSGEATDPSASRTTVEMTKDQTVQANFTAYTDDLLWHQFTYGTSANNSAYIDDVTEYEVADNFSSSGIEDIRKIVVEGLPLGYSIGATQQFIVRFYDEPATSEPDWANPVVVQTIDAIPYYVEVLSWNSGYLVYRYELNLTSPVTLQTGWVSVQNGSGTFFWLRSTEGNGNGNAWQRVLGEPSNQLEYDMMLELWGTQALAPPSCVDLVFPADGAIDVPANTDLSWNADANATGYILFYGETLPATGTDVGNVSSFPVSLDYTTTYQWKVVPYNGSGEATGCPVWSFTTQADPTITTFPWTETFEDDSPSRASWIQIQETGSGLWSYASGSSGGLILTAYAGDLNARFVSTSGTNTPVAKLVSPPLDLTSITNPRLVFYYGQESWVGDQNTLKVYYRTDGISPWTELIHLTEDITAWTEYIITLPDKSATYQIAFEGINNYGRANVVDQVTVQETPLSVLSWYNLQWPPTATITLTENVSVYAQCWEPGVTPGAGPGVGIECWIGISSSDTDPSTWDYWVPAAYNTGFDPGSNNDEYFAEIGNAQGIPPGTYYYASRFRYLGGPFTYGGIGGPWDGTTNVSGILTVTPCNAYTVPFSEDFEESSPNLGCWLTYNADEGGTAWTLSNIYNNTPGGQRSALHSYGDIGYDEDGWLVSPPVSIPSSGQIDLAFWSYNEFPDDYGKNSVLISTGSGNPDDGEFVEIWSPASVTDAWTETILSLVAYAGQDIFIAFRYEGNYAHEWYLDDVFVGTLAPPVKTLNLKAYIEGFWNGVSAMNQAQDVDQDENIFNKFSGTTVDTLSVYLAEADAPWAYLFAAHEVNINTDGSMIVSVPAAFSGSYYIVIDHHSSVETWSALPVDFSGTTIDYDFTTAAGQAYGSNQKSMGTVWALYSGDVGNDEYIEFLDVIAIYNLGVTGFFGYTLYDLDGNGYIEFLDYIIAYNNSVNSIGMNTPPNPAKRPGTSNVQLTE from the coding sequence ATGGAGAAATTTTACAAACTGCTAAGCCCGCTGTTGCTTATATGGTGGGTTGGAGGCTTTGCCCAGCAACAGGCTTCCATTTATTCAGATCAGACAGATGGCAGGTATCAGCTTGAGGCCTGCCAAAACAGTCACCGGAGCATTTTTAACTCCACACGTGCCACCATGATTTTTTCTGAAGAGTTCAACGGATCACTTCCTGCCGGATGGCAGAACAATGTAATTGCCGGACCAACGGGTTTTCCCGGTTGGGAATGGACCTTAACCGGTGGTAATTACGGAGGTCAGTTAAACTCTACCACAGCATCAAACGGTTACATGATCCTTGATTCGGACGGTTATGGTACCGGGGATCCTGAGGAAGCTGATTTAATAAGCCCACCCATAGATTGCAGCGGGGCAACCACTGCGATTTTTCTGTCATTGGAACATTATGCCAGGACATTCGGCGCTGCGGACATCAGTATTTTCATTTCCAATGATGATTTTGTAACCCAAACCCTGCTTTATAACTGGTCGGGCGCTCCGGTAAACGCCGGTAACGGCACTAATCCGGTTTTTTCTCAGTTTGACATCACATCTGTTGCCAACGGCCAGACAAATGTGAAACTTAAATTCAAGTGGATCGGCGCATACGATTATTGGTGGCTGATTGATGATATCAAGGTCTTTGCTGCTTCCACCTACAACCTGACCATGCTTAACCCTTCCGGAAACGGCACGGTCATTCCAGCACCGGGTGTTACACAACAACTTGAAGGATCATTTGCCAATATTTCGGCCCTCCCTGATTTTGGCAATACGTTTCAATCATGGAGCGGCGAAGCTACGGATCCGTCGGCATCCCGGACAACGGTTGAAATGACCAAAGACCAGACCGTTCAGGCAAATTTTACAGCCTATACCGATGATTTGCTCTGGCATCAGTTCACCTACGGTACTTCTGCGAACAACAGTGCGTATATTGATGATGTCACCGAATATGAGGTTGCAGATAACTTCTCAAGTTCAGGCATAGAAGATATCAGAAAGATCGTGGTTGAAGGCCTGCCCTTAGGTTACAGCATAGGAGCCACTCAGCAATTCATTGTCAGATTTTACGATGAGCCTGCCACCTCAGAGCCAGACTGGGCAAATCCGGTTGTTGTTCAGACGATCGATGCCATACCCTATTATGTTGAAGTACTCTCATGGAACAGCGGGTACCTGGTTTACAGATATGAACTGAATCTCACCTCACCGGTTACACTGCAAACGGGCTGGGTATCCGTACAAAATGGTTCAGGCACCTTTTTCTGGCTCAGGTCAACCGAAGGCAATGGCAACGGAAATGCCTGGCAAAGGGTATTGGGTGAACCAAGTAATCAACTTGAATACGACATGATGCTCGAATTATGGGGAACGCAGGCACTGGCACCCCCATCCTGTGTTGATCTGGTATTTCCGGCCGACGGAGCCATTGATGTGCCGGCCAATACCGACCTTAGCTGGAATGCAGATGCCAACGCAACCGGGTATATTTTATTTTATGGAGAAACATTGCCTGCCACCGGGACAGATGTTGGAAATGTATCATCCTTTCCCGTATCTCTGGACTACACCACCACCTACCAATGGAAGGTTGTACCTTACAACGGAAGCGGAGAAGCCACAGGATGCCCGGTATGGTCTTTTACCACCCAGGCCGACCCTACCATTACTACTTTCCCCTGGACCGAAACCTTTGAGGATGACTCTCCTTCGAGAGCTTCATGGATCCAGATACAGGAAACCGGCAGCGGGCTGTGGAGTTATGCCAGCGGTTCATCCGGCGGGTTAATCCTTACTGCCTATGCCGGCGACTTAAATGCAAGGTTTGTATCAACAAGCGGCACCAACACTCCGGTAGCTAAACTTGTCTCGCCCCCGCTGGATTTAACTTCTATCACAAATCCAAGACTGGTATTTTATTACGGGCAGGAATCGTGGGTTGGCGACCAGAACACGCTTAAAGTTTATTATCGTACGGATGGAATCTCGCCATGGACTGAACTTATTCACCTTACTGAAGATATTACTGCATGGACCGAGTACATAATCACCCTCCCTGACAAATCAGCAACTTACCAGATCGCATTTGAGGGGATCAATAATTACGGCCGGGCCAATGTGGTTGACCAGGTAACCGTTCAGGAGACCCCGCTATCCGTGCTTTCATGGTATAATCTTCAATGGCCTCCAACCGCGACCATTACATTGACTGAAAACGTATCAGTATACGCCCAATGTTGGGAACCCGGAGTAACCCCGGGAGCAGGTCCGGGCGTTGGCATTGAATGCTGGATTGGAATCAGTTCATCTGATACTGACCCAAGTACCTGGGATTATTGGGTACCTGCAGCATACAACACTGGTTTTGACCCGGGAAGCAATAACGATGAATATTTTGCTGAAATCGGAAACGCACAGGGCATCCCTCCCGGTACTTATTATTATGCCAGCCGGTTCAGGTACCTTGGCGGACCATTCACCTATGGCGGTATCGGAGGCCCCTGGGATGGCACAACAAATGTTTCAGGGATTCTCACTGTTACCCCGTGCAATGCTTACACGGTTCCTTTCAGCGAAGATTTTGAAGAATCATCACCCAACCTAGGGTGCTGGCTGACATATAATGCTGATGAAGGCGGAACTGCCTGGACATTATCAAATATATACAACAATACTCCCGGCGGTCAAAGAAGTGCCCTGCACAGTTACGGAGACATTGGCTATGATGAAGATGGCTGGCTTGTCAGCCCGCCCGTAAGCATACCATCGTCCGGTCAGATTGATCTTGCTTTTTGGTCATATAATGAGTTCCCTGATGATTATGGCAAAAACAGCGTACTAATTTCCACAGGATCGGGAAATCCCGATGATGGCGAATTTGTTGAAATCTGGTCACCTGCTAGTGTTACAGATGCCTGGACAGAAACAATTCTGAGCCTCGTAGCTTATGCCGGGCAAGATATTTTTATTGCCTTCAGATACGAGGGAAATTATGCACACGAATGGTATCTGGACGATGTGTTTGTCGGCACCCTTGCCCCTCCTGTTAAAACCCTCAACCTGAAAGCGTACATTGAAGGTTTCTGGAACGGCGTTTCAGCCATGAACCAGGCTCAGGATGTGGATCAGGATGAGAATATCTTCAACAAGTTCAGCGGAACCACGGTTGACACCCTCAGTGTTTACCTGGCCGAAGCCGATGCCCCCTGGGCATATCTCTTTGCCGCACATGAAGTCAACATCAACACCGACGGCTCCATGATTGTATCGGTTCCTGCAGCCTTCTCGGGCAGCTATTATATTGTAATTGACCACCACAGCAGTGTAGAAACCTGGAGTGCCCTGCCCGTTGATTTCAGCGGTACTACCATTGACTATGACTTTACCACTGCTGCCGGACAGGCTTACGGTTCCAACCAGAAATCAATGGGTACGGTGTGGGCGCTCTATTCAGGCGATGTAGGAAATGATGAATACATTGAATTCCTTGATGTGATTGCCATCTACAACCTGGGTGTAACCGGATTCTTCGGATACACGCTCTACGACCTTGACGGTAATGGCTACATCGAGTTCCTCGACTACATCATTGCATACAACAACAGTGTAAACAGTATAGGCATGAACACGCCGCCCAACCCGGCCAAAAGGCCCGGAACGTCAAATGTACAGCTCACTGAATAA